In Rattus norvegicus strain BN/NHsdMcwi chromosome 3, GRCr8, whole genome shotgun sequence, a genomic segment contains:
- the Chchd5 gene encoding coiled-coil-helix-coiled-coil-helix domain-containing protein 5 isoform X2, which produces MQAALEVTARYCSRELDQYGQCVAAKPESWHRDCHYLKMSIARCTSSHPIIRQIRQACAVPFEAFEECLRLNEAAVGNCAEHMRRFLQCAEQVQPPSSPTTGEAQPLPAS; this is translated from the exons AT GCAGGCGGCCCTGGAAGTCACTGCTCGATACTGCAGCCGGGAGCTGGATCAGTATGGCCAATGTGTGGCAGCCAAGCCAGAGTCGTGGCATCGAGATTGTCACTACCTTAAGATGAGCATCGCTCGCTGCACGTCTTCCCA CCCCATCATCCGGCAGATCCGACAGGCCTGTGCTGTGCCGTTTGAAGCCTTTGAGGAGTGTCTTCGCTTGAATGAGGCAGCAGTTGGCAACTGTGCTGAACACATGCGGCGCTTCCTGCAGTGCGCTGAGCAGGTGCAGCCACCAAGTTCACCCACGACTGGAGAG GCACAacccctgcctgcctcctga
- the Chchd5 gene encoding coiled-coil-helix-coiled-coil-helix domain-containing protein 5 isoform X1 translates to MQAALEVTARYCSRELDQYGQCVAAKPESWHRDCHYLKMSIARCTSSHPIIRQIRQACAVPFEAFEECLRLNEAAVGNCAEHMRRFLQCAEQVQPPSSPTTGELCLFFFSFFWPSVSVHPVLSSSSGDGPRMGSEEILAC, encoded by the exons AT GCAGGCGGCCCTGGAAGTCACTGCTCGATACTGCAGCCGGGAGCTGGATCAGTATGGCCAATGTGTGGCAGCCAAGCCAGAGTCGTGGCATCGAGATTGTCACTACCTTAAGATGAGCATCGCTCGCTGCACGTCTTCCCA CCCCATCATCCGGCAGATCCGACAGGCCTGTGCTGTGCCGTTTGAAGCCTTTGAGGAGTGTCTTCGCTTGAATGAGGCAGCAGTTGGCAACTGTGCTGAACACATGCGGCGCTTCCTGCAGTGCGCTGAGCAGGTGCAGCCACCAAGTTCACCCACGACTGGAGAG ctctgccttttctttttctccttcttctggccttcggTGTCCGTTCATCCTGTCCTGTCCAGTTCTTCTGGTGATGGTCCCAGAATGGGCTCAGAGGAAATCTTAGCATGTTGA
- the Chchd5 gene encoding coiled-coil-helix-coiled-coil-helix domain-containing protein 5, which translates to MQAALEVTARYCSRELDQYGQCVAAKPESWHRDCHYLKMSIARCTSSHPIIRQIRQACAVPFEAFEECLRLNEAAVGNCAEHMRRFLQCAEQVQPPSSPTTGEVKEAHSIMPFPLHNSLRFLI; encoded by the exons AT GCAGGCGGCCCTGGAAGTCACTGCTCGATACTGCAGCCGGGAGCTGGATCAGTATGGCCAATGTGTGGCAGCCAAGCCAGAGTCGTGGCATCGAGATTGTCACTACCTTAAGATGAGCATCGCTCGCTGCACGTCTTCCCA CCCCATCATCCGGCAGATCCGACAGGCCTGTGCTGTGCCGTTTGAAGCCTTTGAGGAGTGTCTTCGCTTGAATGAGGCAGCAGTTGGCAACTGTGCTGAACACATGCGGCGCTTCCTGCAGTGCGCTGAGCAGGTGCAGCCACCAAGTTCACCCACGACTGGAGAGGTAAAGGAGGCTCACTCGATCATGCCTTTTCCCCTTCATAACTCCCTTCGTTTTCTAATTTAA